The following coding sequences lie in one Arachis ipaensis cultivar K30076 chromosome B05, Araip1.1, whole genome shotgun sequence genomic window:
- the LOC107643549 gene encoding uncharacterized protein LOC107643549 — MVGNSDTEHSTTQRWRFTWEAQSPTPTLRLLLLNTDTTFNPSLQCYNLSVKFTSPHSVLSVEWSDSDGAAPSKLSVPVPRVLVDRESLVIFRALSDHIEVKLCLLLPVNHPILSCLPDDLQNLLPGASGPLKMQSDVESLSSKGEVDFYCRRCSFQLNRYPLRNFVEMPSANWREVADNWFGACCCSFGGISEKLVVRYANSYACSQGICLLSYTSVTLCKDDLLESNFPEVCAQKGCDSVVDNLADEIVCKATITSGLTKESTSTFNHTDTSQVICTFNENSRFTFPQNEKLSVNLRHEVTVNKRNNSDFSNSHPDSDGAEDVAITPNCCVHKASILGDEDIEILGNKRSFLNGFLEDVFMARSSNLSNDIDWHEFKCPQCRSLLGAYPCCEGLAPVDGGVRLFKCFISTCVPNGGSGDIFSNYTVDRMFANQLVECASAESSFRFVIRELNTKSPVLQIVLLNPDNWSCFGSCTGTGDENILPKLQLQPIIKVLFSDCMTGDETQLRIIEEWATKNSAEDIFMLTQQIEELVRSLMSEKDKYPPSCASLQRLMLSSVQR, encoded by the exons ATGGTTGGTAACAGTGACACTGAACACAGCACAACACAGAGGTGGCGATTCACCTGGGAAGCACAATCGCCTACCCCAACACTTCGCCTATTGCTCTTAAACACTGACACCACCTTCAACCCTTCCCTCCAATGCTACAATCTCAGTGTCAAATTTACTTCCCCACACTCTGTCCTATCCGTGGAATGGTCTGACTCTGATGGCGCTGCACCCTCCAAGCTCAGCGTTCCGGTTCCAAGGGTTTTGGTTGACAGGGAGTCACTGGTGATCTTCCGGGCACTCAGCGATCACATTGAGGTGAAACTCTGCCTCCTCCTTCCTGTGAATCACCCCATCCTTTCCTGCCTGCCCGACGACCTCCAAAATCTGTTGCCCGGTGCCTCCGGGCCTCTCAAAATGCAATCTG ATGTTGAAAGTTTATCTTCTAAAGGAGAAGTAGACTTCTATTGCAGAAGATGCTCATTCCAATTAAACAGATATCCTCTGAG GAATTTTGTTGAAATGCCATCAGCGAATTGGAGGGAGGTTGCCGACAACTGGTTTGGGGCTTGTTGTTGTTCATTTGGTGGTATAAGTGAGAAGCTGGTGGTAAGGTATGCTAATTCTTATGCATGTTCACAGGGGATATGCCTATTGAGCTATACATCTGTCACTCTTTGCAAGGATGATCTGCTGGAATCTAATTTTCCTGAAGTGTGTGCACAAAAAGGGTGTGATTCTGTCGTCGATAACCTTGCAGATGAAATTGTCTGCAAAGCCACAATAACCTCTGGATTAACCAAGGAAAGCACCTCAACCTTCAATCATACTGATACAAGTCAAGTGATATGTACTTTTAATGAGAATTCAAGGTTTACATTTCCTCAGAATGAAAAGCTTTCTGTGAATTTGAGACATGAAGTCACTGTGAATAAGCGTAATAATAGTGACTTCTCTAATTCACATCCAGATTCAGATGGGGCTGAAGATGTGGCCATCACTCCTAATTGTTGTGTTCATAAGGCTAGTATTCTTGGGGATGAAGACATAGAAATTCTAGGAAATAAGAGATCTTTCCTCAATGGGTTTCTTGAAGATGTTTTCATGGCTAGATCTTCAAATCTTTCAAATGATATTGATTGGCATGAATTTAAATGCCCTCAATGCAGGTCTCTTCTTGGAGCCTACCCCTGTTGTGAGGGCCTTGCTCCTGTAGATGGAGGAGTACGATTATTCAAATGTTTTATATCAACCTGTGTGCCAAATGGAGGATCAGGTGACATATTCAG CAACTATACAGTAGACAGAATGTTTGCAAATCAGTTGGTGGAGTGTGCAAGTGCTGAATCTTCCTTCCGGTTTGTTATAAGAGAGCTAAACACTAAATCCCCTGTCCTGCAAATTGTTCTTTTAAATCCAGACAATTGGTCATGTTTTGGCAGTTGTACAGGCACTGGGGATGAAAATATACTTCCTAAATTACAGTTACAGCCCATCATCAAGGTACTTTTTTCTGACTGCATGACTGGAGATGAAACTCAATTAAG AATAATAGAGGAATGGGCGACAAAGAATTCAGCTGAAGATATTTTCATGCTGACCCAACAAATTGAAGAATTGGTCAGGTCGTTGATGTCAGAAAAGGATAAATATCCACCTTCATGTGCTTCCCTTCAAAGGTTAATGTTGTCATCTGTGCAACGATAG
- the LOC107643550 gene encoding uncharacterized protein LOC107643550, whose translation MATTPLFLPPPIITSAAITHRTSVSLFPKFLTLHRRPITKLHVSSSPTNKPPSTTTAPASSLSKPVGEIIFFDGGAHYGDLLANLLLGFTLLWLPLTLAAVSRAFNLRYRFTNLRVTVISGLTGQDRSDFSYSVVKDVQVVPRFIGEWGDIVITLKDGTKVDLRSVPKFREIARYCLAMAEKPTVLKESGPKGF comes from the exons ATGGCTACAACACCACTTTTCTTGCCACCACCAATCATCACTAGTGCTGCCATCACCCACCGTACCTCTGTATCACTCTTCCCTAAGTTTCTGACTCTACACCGCAGACCAATCACAAAGCTCCATGTGTCTTCCTCTCCCACCAACAAACCCCCTAGCACCACCACAGCCCCGGCTTCCAGCCTATCAAAACCCGTGGGTGAAATTATTTTTTTCGACGGCGGAGCCCACTACGGAGATCTCTTGGCCAACCTTCTCCTCGGATTCACCTTGTTGTGGCTCCCTCTGACTCTTGCTGCGGTGTCCCGTGCTTTCAACTTGAGGTATAGGTTTACCAACCTTAGAGTGACTGTTATCTCTGGTCTCACCGGTCAGGACCGCAGCGATTTTTCCTATTCAGTTGTCAAAGATGTTCAG GTAGTGCCAAGGTTTATTGGTGAGTGGGGTGACATTGTGATCACCTTGAAAGATGGCACCAAAGTAGACCTTAGGAGCGTTCCAAAGTTCAGGGAGATTGCCCGTTATTGTCTTGCCATGGCTGAAAAGCCCACTGTTTTGAAAGAGAGTGGTCCTAAAGGATTTTGA